The DNA window GGTCGACGAGACCGAGCCCGAAGGCCTGGCGTCCCGTCAAAACCCTTCCATCGAAATATGGCCGGACATTGCCCTCATCCACAGGCCGCCCCGCGAGCACCGCTTCAACGAACTGCTCGTGGGTGTCCATGACCATGTCGGTAAGGAGCCGCTGTTCGTCCTCGGTCATCTCCCTGGCCGGATTGCCCGTGTCCTTGAACCGTCCGCTCTTGATGGTCCGGCTCCTTATCCCCAGTTTCCCGAGCAGTCCCTCAAGGTTCGTGAATTCCATGATGACACCGACGCTGCCTGTGATCGTACCCGGATTGGATACGATCCAGTCGGTGGCGCAGCTCAGGTAGTAACCTCCGGATGCGGCTACTGTGCCCATGGATGTCACGACAGGTTTGATTTCACGCAGCCGCTTCAGTTCACTGTAAAGCTCCTGCGTCGGCGCCACGGCGCCGCCCGGGCTGTCCACTCTCAGAACGACAGCCAGGATCTCGTCCCTTTCCGCCAGATCCCGGACCTGTTCCATGTGCCAGTCAACGTTGACAATGGGGCCCTCCAGCCTTAGCAGAGCCAGGGTGTCGCCCTGGAAAAGTTCTCCCCCGAATCGATCGGTTGTACCGAGGGCATAGGCGGCAACCACAATGACCAGGGCCAATATAACGAATATCTTGTATTCTCGTCTCATAGTGGCGACAGTTTACAGCGAACGGTCAGCTGTTTACAACCTCGCAAACAGTCCATTTGACCGGTGCGTGGAAAGATCTCGAAACACTCCCGGAAAAGCCTGCGAAGGCCCTCCAAAAGGCTCCTTGCCGGCATGAGAAAGACCGTGCCCCGTGAAAATCGGGCACGGCCTCGGATCGCATCTGTGTTCAAGGATCATTCGGATTTCTATCAGCGTGTCGGGGTTCTCCGACAGCCTCCTAGTCATCCTCATCCCGGGCTTCAACATCATCGGGCCCGTCATCCTCCCCGGTTTCGGAAACATCGGCTTCTCGGGCAACGGCATCCTCTTTGTCAGCTTTGGTGTCAGCATCAGCGGACACGTCAGTGGAGGCGGAAGCTTCCTCCTCGACCGTTTCCTCAACAGTCTCGGCAATCTTCTTCACAGCCGGTCCACCGGTATCGGTTGAGATAGCCGCAAGAGACGCACCAAGGATGTCACCGAGGGTGCCTCCACCGCTATTGCTGTTGATATAGGAGGTATAGTGAGGAGCCTGGCCGCCATCCTTGACGGCGGTCATGCTCAGGCTGACCTTCCTCTCCTCCGGGTCGATGTTGAGGATCTTCACCGTGACCTCGGTATTCGGGGGGTAGACCTCCTCCGGTTTCTGCCCGTCGTCGATCTCAAGTTCGGAGATGTGAATGAGCCCCTCGACACCTTCCATAAGTTCCACGAAGGTACCGAAATCCGCGTGATTGACCACCCTGCCCTGAACGATGGAACCGGAGGGGATCTTTTTCTGGAGTTCTTCCCAGGGGTTATCCGAGAGCTGCTTGAGTCCGAGAGACAGCCGCTCCCTGCCCTTGTCTACGCTGAGCACAACGGCCTTGACGGTGTCACCCTTCTTGATGACCTCTGATGGATGGTTGATCTTCTGTGTCCAGGACATGTCGCTGACATGAATGAGTCCGTCGATCCCCTCCTCTAGTCCAATGAAGGCCCCGAAATCTGTCAGGGTTCTGACCTTGCCCTCGATAATGCTGCCCAGGGGATAGTTGTCTGAAACGATGTCCCATGGGTTGGGCTCGATCTGTTTCATGCCGAGGGATATGCGGCGGCTATCGGTGTCGATGCTCAGGACCTCGGCTTCCACGGTGTCGCCTATCTCGACGATCTTGGAAGGGTGCTTGATCTTCCGGTTCCAGGTCATCTCGCTGATGTGGACAAGGCCCTCTACGCCGTCCTCCAGCTTGATAAAGGCGCCGTAATCCGTAACGCTCATGACCTTTCCGGTCACCCTTGCGCCGACCGGGTAACGGTCCGGAACGCCCGCCCACGGATCATCGGAAAGCTGCTTCATCCCGAGGGAGACCCGCTCTTTCTCCTTATCATACTTGAGGACCTTGACCTGGACACTGTCACCCACTGTGAGCATCTCGGAGGGGTGCTGCAGCCGCCCCCACGACAGGTCGGTGATGTGAAGCAGGCCATCAATACCGCCAAGGTCGATGAAGGCACCGTAATCGGTGATGTTCTTGACAATGCCTTCCATGACCGAGCCTTCCTCGAGAACCTTGAGGGTCTCCTCCTTCTTGCCCTCCCTTTCCTCCTCGAGAAGCACACGTCTGGAAAGAACGACGTTGCCGCGCCTGGGGTTGAACTTGATGATCTTGAAGAAAAACTCCTCGCCAACGAGCCGGTCGAGGTTGCGGATTGGCCTGATATCGACCTGTGATCCCGGCAGGAAAGCCCTGACACCGATATCGACCGTTAAACCGCCCTTGATGCGGCTGATGATCCTGCCGCGGATCGGCTTGTTGTCCTCGTGGGACTGGCCGATGTCGTTCCAGACCTTCATTTTGTCGGCCTTCTCCTTGGACAGGTAGATCAGGCCTTCGGAATCTTCCTTTTTCTCGAGGAAAACTTCAACCGTGTCGCCCTCTTCGATGGTCAGCTCTCCATTTTCGTCGAGGAACTGAACTTTGGGAATAATCCCTTCCGATTTGTATCCCACATCAACCAGCACACCGTCCTGGGAGATCCCCACGACGGTGCCGGTAACAACTTCCCGCTCTCTCAGATCCCTGATGCTCTCCTCATAGAGTCTGGCAAAATCCTCGGAATCATCGGAATCGTCGTGTGCCAGTTCTTCACCGGTGTCCACGGCGTCCTCGGTAACATCTGGAGCTACTTCCTTTGTCCCCTCATTTATGGAACTCTTTTCTTCGACTGTCATTCGCTGTTTGACCTCCTGGTTTTTTTTTGCTGAACGGAGGCGGATTATCCTACATTTGGGTATCCATGTCAATCGCTTCGCTTGCCTAAAACCATTGCAAATACTGGATTTTCAAATAAGGAGGTGAAGGGTGAAGGGTGAAAGGGGAAAGGAAAGAAAAAAAGGGTGGTTGTTCAGTAATCGGCTGGTTGGGGTGTATCTGGAATTTTTAATTCCGAGATACGAGATCTGAGATGGGCTCTAATCCAGATTCTCCAGAGCCTCGACAACCTCGGTTATGACCCATCCCGGGGTGGAAGCCCCCGCGGTGATGCCGATAACGGCTCCGTCCCCTATCTGAAGATCCCCGATCTCCTCAGCGCTCTCAATATGGTAGGTGGTTGATCCGTCCCAGGCCAATTCCCGTGCCAGGCGTGTCGTGTTTGCGCTGTTTTTCCCGCCGACGATCACCATGACGTCCACATTTCGTGAAAGCTCCAGCGCCTCGGCACTCCTTTTATGGGTCGCTATGCAGATGGTATTGTAAACCCTGGTTTCCCGGCAGCGGCTGATGCAGGCAGACGCTACCGACTGGAGGGTCGAAAGGGACTGAGTGGTCTGGGCAACCACCCCCACCTTCTTTCCGAACCGGGAGGGATCAAGCTCATCGATCCCCCTGGTCACGAGGCACGAATCGGGATCGTAGC is part of the bacterium genome and encodes:
- the sppA gene encoding signal peptide peptidase SppA, encoding MRREYKIFVILALVIVVAAYALGTTDRFGGELFQGDTLALLRLEGPIVNVDWHMEQVRDLAERDEILAVVLRVDSPGGAVAPTQELYSELKRLREIKPVVTSMGTVAASGGYYLSCATDWIVSNPGTITGSVGVIMEFTNLEGLLGKLGIRSRTIKSGRFKDTGNPAREMTEDEQRLLTDMVMDTHEQFVEAVLAGRPVDEGNVRPYFDGRVLTGRQAFGLGLVDQLGNINDAMEKAAELAGLPSVPENIYEPKKDRKGVLAVLLGDAGSATLERIAESFPESGAGRWIQLWRAF
- a CDS encoding 30S ribosomal protein S1, coding for MTVEEKSSINEGTKEVAPDVTEDAVDTGEELAHDDSDDSEDFARLYEESIRDLREREVVTGTVVGISQDGVLVDVGYKSEGIIPKVQFLDENGELTIEEGDTVEVFLEKKEDSEGLIYLSKEKADKMKVWNDIGQSHEDNKPIRGRIISRIKGGLTVDIGVRAFLPGSQVDIRPIRNLDRLVGEEFFFKIIKFNPRRGNVVLSRRVLLEEEREGKKEETLKVLEEGSVMEGIVKNITDYGAFIDLGGIDGLLHITDLSWGRLQHPSEMLTVGDSVQVKVLKYDKEKERVSLGMKQLSDDPWAGVPDRYPVGARVTGKVMSVTDYGAFIKLEDGVEGLVHISEMTWNRKIKHPSKIVEIGDTVEAEVLSIDTDSRRISLGMKQIEPNPWDIVSDNYPLGSIIEGKVRTLTDFGAFIGLEEGIDGLIHVSDMSWTQKINHPSEVIKKGDTVKAVVLSVDKGRERLSLGLKQLSDNPWEELQKKIPSGSIVQGRVVNHADFGTFVELMEGVEGLIHISELEIDDGQKPEEVYPPNTEVTVKILNIDPEERKVSLSMTAVKDGGQAPHYTSYINSNSGGGTLGDILGASLAAISTDTGGPAVKKIAETVEETVEEEASASTDVSADADTKADKEDAVAREADVSETGEDDGPDDVEARDEDD
- the ispH gene encoding 4-hydroxy-3-methylbut-2-enyl diphosphate reductase yields the protein MHKVILAKSAGFCFGVKRAVEMAVAALDQGNLPVYTLGPIIHNPQEVDRLQEMGIRMARGLEEISEGTVVIRSHGAPMGVIEEAELRGLTVVDATCPLVNCLKERVRQLAENGYQVIIVGESDHPEVKAVVSYDPDSCLVTRGIDELDPSRFGKKVGVVAQTTQSLSTLQSVASACISRCRETRVYNTICIATHKRSAEALELSRNVDVMVIVGGKNSANTTRLARELAWDGSTTYHIESAEEIGDLQIGDGAVIGITAGASTPGWVITEVVEALENLD